In Parasegetibacter sp. NRK P23, a single genomic region encodes these proteins:
- a CDS encoding universal stress protein, whose protein sequence is MILVPTDFSNAARAAAEYAAQLAAATKQSLLLFHAYMLPTPVSDLPYVMVTADALQEENEKMAAKEAQRLNNLYQVPVEWTVRIGVPSAEVDVLTEEKNIGWVVMGMKGENGLEKLIGSTTTNTLKKVKVPVIVVPEGCSFRPLQKIAFATDFNPSLPQNVYDRIFELSEHFQSTLDVLHVSKQDELSSEEAAGKIRMSAVLSNVPHEYHEIQENKVVDGILHYLEQQPADLLVMVAQPHPFLEGLFHTSQTRKMAFNTPIPLLVIHQKH, encoded by the coding sequence ATGATACTCGTTCCCACCGATTTCTCCAATGCCGCAAGAGCAGCAGCGGAATATGCCGCTCAACTTGCCGCCGCCACAAAACAGAGCCTGTTGTTGTTTCATGCTTATATGTTACCAACGCCCGTATCGGACCTGCCGTACGTGATGGTAACCGCCGACGCCTTGCAGGAAGAAAATGAAAAGATGGCCGCCAAAGAAGCGCAAAGGCTGAACAACCTTTACCAGGTGCCCGTGGAATGGACCGTTCGCATCGGTGTTCCTTCAGCGGAAGTGGATGTGCTTACGGAAGAAAAAAACATCGGTTGGGTGGTGATGGGTATGAAAGGTGAAAACGGACTGGAAAAACTGATCGGCAGCACCACCACCAATACATTGAAAAAGGTAAAAGTTCCGGTAATCGTGGTTCCCGAAGGATGCTCCTTCCGCCCTTTGCAAAAGATCGCCTTCGCCACCGATTTCAATCCATCCCTGCCCCAGAACGTGTATGACAGAATATTTGAACTATCCGAACATTTTCAAAGCACACTTGATGTACTCCATGTTTCCAAACAGGATGAACTGAGTTCCGAAGAAGCCGCTGGTAAAATAAGAATGTCCGCGGTATTAAGCAATGTGCCCCACGAATACCACGAAATCCAGGAAAACAAAGTGGTGGACGGCATCCTCCATTACCTGGAACAGCAACCTGCCGACCTGCTGGTGATGGTGGCGCAACCCCATCCCTTCCTGGAAGGACTTTTCCA